A stretch of Apis cerana isolate GH-2021 linkage group LG1, AcerK_1.0, whole genome shotgun sequence DNA encodes these proteins:
- the LOC108002095 gene encoding mucin-2-like isoform X7, translating into MFNDHFYGQQLRNRGVTGQPGVDFPALTTIPATSFSCRGLKGGYYADLETNCQVFHICDNGRKISFLCPNGTIFQQSQLICDWWFKVDCSKSTELYEQSSEQLFEEERRRAETSRKKSKFDYQQSIEQQDRGQQDDYYDVQNLSYDGKQNGRIKPYEEPPQDNQLQSNRERIKSSRHFDSGNNFSRESNAQRDNDQLFGVNGFQSSNQPPNLKQQFDQFTRNTEEGNVNRYSSTNQDYYTASKKTQNYYVTNRNSNAQRDDKGSTLKRLKFKGLSGRNNSTSTTASQRVTPAYTESTTFRGGNTSPVKESQQFAESAAFVGNRGNRFNENTGNTHHYYYQLYINRGDSTTRNPNYDPTTSTIRDNENDVSTRRNDYSHSYYETTTQYPTPTATTTPYNDEIATESSLSTNSFANFDTRPTESLRFANTNYEYRGHQKVRGSNVRSSFVDKNHHNINDNRESNRVANVGTIPPTARSYVATDAYRQNTVTPSSPQQRYTTTGHYQSPTSTASFRSNNFARGTERPVNTIDSRSNGLNGDTKPSGKNPSTVSPGYRQNFISTSTEKPYKTTAIYQENTEKDLSPYDRSFTYKQGKVMSTLGPYVPFTRNYAYTWATSTSRPTLYTPTVPTYTTAYPSPKASTPKSKHPTSTSGSKTNGSRSSEREHVLSMLHSLKNLEHSVPGLSDAFKGGERATNVSVPPDPSTLHSLALYFSTATENFNSNETTDSSVNVASVDTLSKKSNGTVQVPTSLLTRHTIDSYTELFKLNDAVEIDNATSTEDRLDNANSYGEDDDLELQQSGGSLDDLRKSNGTRLRELAQVFTHALSAYLLDPDTFKKVLTEIRPTEPSRTTLETDLWATTTTPYPAQQEDEDDDSLGGEKDEVLDFSDDSNDVRQKLTTTYPTTFELPSTTAVQENIYEALSTLPSTYYTTPRTSGQDFFEYSTNLVSLNPVSSNYFESSMPPTESTEFTAEANSTPYTSGSYYNRNNEIEKESVESTEGRLPSSDENQNRVGGFQNNSVTTTATEPYTDKISFLTTPVSDNYVVSPTPLPPSMFVHMVTYNWNKKSTSKKPEQQLSPPLFDAHSQAIRKGNDKIAASLRPENYPSTQTSAHNVRATTFASTKNYETSTEQPFKIPREKSLLTEAKVGISLPTSRNSYTKFRNLYNRVDEHNIETTERATPATTLLTEFPVTTTVSSVETTTSYANDSNDPFESTSRKKEEPKVLDNDHWTSSPAVTHLWETSVFVDPQRINYDLESDLESTVTTGTQFTVTDSRERIEYGNTPSFDDDMSIGSEESSSTDEDTSLSVQRSSRDEDSPTSFSLLPTSFTNTVTPKPLITTRSSITTTITSSVTSTKSLAGQQGLVTLLPYTAAASKSNGTENEIAEKLFGKLNASSTDTLMRVMKQADNNETVRQLVLLLIRHCNDPATNNTLQREKEELLNALLRLPVNEFSSEESKNVVAEINQLNLPAVKSVNYARSGSTAPPLITEPPVTTFRSKKSRKFRSTTENSANIARRSEKVSDENNSLQEDESFASDNRALELLRSLYTIATKWG; encoded by the exons at GTTCAATGATCACTTTTACGGTCAGCAATTGCGAAACAGAG GCGTGACAGGACAGCCCGGAGTAGACTTTCCAGCACTCACGACAATTCCAGCCACTTCGTTCAGCTGTCGCGGCCTGAAAGGTGGTTACTACGCGGACTTGGAGACAAATTGTCAA GTATTCCACATCTGCGACAATGGCCGGAAGATATCGTTCCTCTGTCCCAACGGTACCATCTTTCAGCAATCGCAGTTGATTTGCGATTGGTGGTTCAAGGTGGACTGTAGCAAATCCACCGAGCTGTACGAGCAAAGCAGCGAGCAGCTAttcgaggaggaaagaagaCGAGCCGAGACGAGccgaaagaaatcgaaattcgACTATCAACAATCGATCGAGCAGCAAGATCGCGGCCAACAAGACGATTACTACGACGTTCAAAATCTTAGTTACGACGGGAAACAGAATGGAAGGATCAAACCTTACGAGGAGCCTCCCCAAGATAACCAGCTGCAATCGAACAGAGAGAGGATCAAATCCTCCCGTCATTTTGACTCCGGCAATAATTTCAGTCGGGAATCGAACGCGCAAAGAGATAACGATCAATTGTTCGGTGTTAATGGGTTTCAATCATCGAATCAACCGCCCAACTTGAAGCAACAATTCGATCAATTTACAAGGAATACCGAGGAAGGGAACGTGAATAGGTATTCGAGCACGAATCAAGATTATTACACAGCCTCGAAAAAGACTCAGAATTACTACGTGACCAATAGAAACTCGAATGCCCAACGGGACGATAAAGGATCAACTCTGAAGAGATTGAAGTTCAAAGGTTTGTCCGGTAGAAATAATTCAACCTCTACTACCGCTTCCCAAAGAGTGACTCCGGCTTATACCGAGTCGACCACGTTCAGAGGAGGCAATACCAGCCCTGTGAAAGAATCCCAGCAATTTGCGGAAAGCGCGGCTTTCGTTGGAAATCGTGGGAATCGATTCAACGAGAACACTGGAAACACGCATCACTATTACTACCAATTGTATATCAATCGAGGGGATTCTACCACGAGAAATCCTAATTACGACCCGACCACTTCGACCATCCGGGATAACGAAAACGACGTGTCCACGAGGAGAAACGATTACTCGCACTCCTATTACGAGACGACCACGCAATACCCGACACCCACAGCGACCACTACCCCCTACAACGACGAGATCGCCACGGAAAGTAGCCTCTCGACAAACTCGTTTGCCAATTTCGATACCCGACCAACCGAATCCCTTCGATTCGCCAATACCAACTACGAGTATCGCGGACACCAGAAGGTTAGAGGCAGCAACGTTCGAAGCAGCTTCGTCGATAAAAATCACCACAATATTAACGATAACAGGGAATCTAACAGAGTGGCTAACGTAGGAACGATTCCTCCAACCGCTCGTTCCTACGTGGCCACGGATGCGTATCGTCAAAACACCGTGACACCGAGCTCCCCGCAACAGAGGTATACGACTACCGGTCATTACCAGTCGCCTACGTCGACCGCGTCCTTTCGCAGCAATAATTTCGCTCGTGGCACGGAGAGGCCGGTGAACACGATCGATAGTCGGTCCAATGGATTGAACGGCGATACGAAACCGAGCGGGAAGAACCCTTCCACGGTTTCGCCAGGTTATCGACAAAACTTCATCAGCACCAGCACCGAGAAACCGTACAAGACCACCGCgatttatcaagaaaatacGGAGAAAGATCTGAGCCCTTACGATAGAAGTTTCACGTACAAACAGGGCAAAGTGATGTCCACTCTGGGTCCTTACGTCCCGTTCACCAGGAATTACGCCTACACTTGGGCAACCAGCACTTCGAGACCCACCCTCTACACTCCCACGGTGCCTACTTACACCACGGCTTACCCATCGCCGAAAGCTTCCACGCCGAAATCGAAACATCCTACATCGACGAGTGGAAGCAAGACGAACGGGTCGCGATCCTCCGAGAGGGAGCACGTGTTAAGCATGCTCCATTCCCTGAAGAATCTGGAGCACAGCGTGCCCGGCCTGTCCGACGCGTTCAAAGGTGGCGAGAGAGCGACCAATGTTTCCGTTCCCCCCGACCCATCCACCTTACACTCTCTGGCGCTCTATTTTTCCACGGCTACCGAGAACTTTAACTCCAACGAGACTACGGACTCGTCCGTGAACGTAGCATCCGTCGATACACTTTCGAAAAAAAGCAATGGAACGGTGCAAGTGCCGACCAGCCTTCTGACCCGACACACCATCGATTCGTACACGGAACTGTTCAAATTGAACGACGCTGTGGAGATAGATAACGCGACGAGCACGGAAGATCGTCTGGATAACGCGAACAGTTACGGAGAGGACGACGATCTGGAGCTTCAACAAAGCGGAGGATCACTGGACGACCTTCGAAAGTCGAACGGTACCAGACTTCGAGAACTGGCACAAGTGTTCACCCATGCTTTGTCCGCGTATTTATTGGATCCAGACACGTTCAAGAAGGTATTGACCGAGATCAGACCCACCGAACCGTCTCGAACTACTTTGGAAACCGATCTATGGGCTACCACCACCACTCCTTATCCTGCCCAGCAGGAGGACGAAGATGACGATTCATTGGGCGGGGAAAAGGACGAGGTTCTAGACTTCTCCGACGACAGCAACGATGTCAGGCAGAAATTGACCACCACTTATCCCACTACTTTCGAATTACCAAGCACTACGGCGgtacaagaaaatatttacgagGCCTTGAGCACGTTGCCAAGTACCTATTACACTACACCCAGAACATCTGGCCAAGATTTCTTCGAATACAGTACGAACTTGGTATCGTTGAATCCCGTCTCTAGTAACTATTTCGAGAGTTCCATGCCACCGACAGAGAGCACAGAGTTTACGGCAGAGGCGAACAGCACGCCGTACACGAGCGGATCTTATTACAATCGGAATAAcgagatagagaaagaaagcGTCGAGTCAACGGAGGGCCGTCTCCCCTCTTCCGACGAGAATCAAAATCGAGTCGGGGGTTTCCAAAACAACAGCGTCACGACAACCGCGACCGAACCGTACACGGACAAAATATCGTTCCTCACCACTCCCGTGAGCGATAATTACGTCGTCTCACCGACGCCCTTACCGCCATCGATGTTCGTGCACATGGTCACCTACAATTGGAACAAGAAATCGACCAGCAAAAAGCCCGAGCAACAGCTGAGTCCTCCGTTGTTCGACGCTCATTCCCAAGCGATTCGAAAGGGGAACGACAAGATTGCCGCGTCCCTGAGGCCCGAGAATTATCCCAGCACACAGACGTCGGCGCACAACGTACGCGCGACGACCTTCGCCTCGACCAAGAATTACGAGACGTCGACCGAGCAACCTTTCAAAATTCCTCGAGAAAAGTCGTTGTTGACCGAGGCAAAAGTTGGAATTTCCCTGCCTACGTCGCGAAACAGTTACACGAAATTCAGGAATCTTTACAATCGCGTGGACGAGCACAATATCGAGACAACCGAGAGAGCGACGCCTGCGACGACCCTTCTAACCGAATTCCCTGTAACAACAACCGTATCCAGCGTCGAGACTACGACGTCTTACGCGAACGACTCTAACGACCCGTTCGAATCCACGAGTCGCAAGAAGGAAGAACCCAAAGTATTGGACAACGATCATTGGACCTCGTCGCCGGCTGTCACCCATCTGTGGGAGACCTCCGTGTTCGTCGATCCTCAAAGGATCAACTACGATTTGGAGTCGGATCTCGAATCGACGGTGACAACGGGAACGCAGTTCACCGTCACGGACAGTCGGGAGAGGATAGAATACGGGAACACGCCTTCCTTCGATGACGACATGTCGATCGGTTCGGAGGAGTCGTCGTCCACGGACGAGGATACGTCGCTTTCCGTGCAAAGATCGTCCAGGGACGAGGACTCGCCGACGAGCTTCTCCCTGCTTCCAACTTCGTTCACGAACACCGTGACGCCAAAGCCACTGATCACCACACGATCCAGCATCACTACCACGATAACGTCCTCCGTCACGTCCACGAAATCGTTGGCTGGCCAACAGGGCTTGGTGACTTTGCTTCCTTACACGGCCGCCGCGAGCAAGTCGAACGGGACGGAGAACGAAATTGCGGAGAAATTGTTCGGCAAATTAAACGCTTCGAGCACCGATACGTTGATGAGAGTGATGAAACAGGCGGATAATAACGAGACCGTTCGACAACTCGTCCTCCTTTTGATACGGCATTGCAACGATCCGGCAACGAACAACACGTTGCAACGGGAGAAGGAGGAGTTGTTGAACGCGCTGCTCAGGTTGCCCGTGAACGAATTCTCGTCCGAGGAGTCGAAGAACGTGGTGGCCGAGATTAATCAGCTCAATCTGCCCGCCGTTAAGTCGGTTAATTACGCGAGAAGCGGTTCGACCGCGCCGCCGTTGATTACCGAGCCGCCTGTGACCACGTTCAGGAGTAAGAAGAGCCGTAAATTTCGCTCGACCACGGAAAATTCGGCGAATATAGCGAGACGATCGGAGAAGGTATCGGACGAGAATAATTCCCTGCAGGAGGACGAGAGTTTCGCGTCTGACAACAGGGCGCTTGAACTTCTCAGATCGTTGTACACTATAGCCACTAAATGGGGGTGA